A region of Carassius auratus strain Wakin chromosome 41, ASM336829v1, whole genome shotgun sequence DNA encodes the following proteins:
- the LOC113059514 gene encoding collagen alpha-3(VI) chain-like — protein MALRTSQSLKFNSQLLRSFQEKFKASNSGVKVLIIFTDGLDEPVEDLLLAVNSLRTSGVNALMTVALEGFKNTADLQRLEFGRGMQYRQLLSISMQNVASAMQKEIDTVASRECCKVMCKCTGHEGARGSYGPPGIKGSPGPKGHPGFPGEGGETGERGLPGLNGSQGHQGCIGRRGIKGGRGYRGDNGYDGEDGFDGVNGVQGMTGAAGSPGERGDPGSPGTKGVKGNPGNQGQQGLRGDPGNPGRDNNSRGPKGDIGGPGIQGEPGPDGLSGKIGDKGRPGPNGRRGTSGPLGPRGPAGAPGLPGLPGATGPLGAIGPSGPVGQKGYIGLPGPQGSPGFLGKAGFKGSTGSRGQKGQPGDPGDQGDLGPLGPRGLPGKDGADGYGFPGPKGQKGDSGFSGYAGLQGEQGFKGASGGGGPKGNRGRGGNGGRKGPSGDPGSEGVSGHRGTKGPQGTKQMSACQLISYVRDNCVCCRDDIKCPVYPTDLVIAMDMSEDVSPQDFEYMRSVVLRLLDNINIAESSCPTGARVAVVSYGSYTKYLIRFTDYRRKKQLIEAVKNIGLERTLKRRNIGAAMRFVGRNVLKRVRKAILMRKMVIFLTAGESEDSTSLTTAILEYKALNIKLGVISLSDVPNIRRAIEADETQSFILTELGGLQDQNTTFSKIQSCVICFDPCKPARECEGTNLASAPEDLDMDLAVIVDSSLNMQADEYEGVKELLGSVLDQIVVSSQPNRANRHARVAVYQHSSTYCETQSCVKEIFNFQQFRDRSLMKRSIYQDLQQAGGSSRLGLALEYAIMKGILTAYNSRKNKMVLFIIGGEITSQDRTALDFVSKVSKCKGVVFFVLTVGDHISTAQVEKLASYPSEQHIIHLDHLKHGEQEYTQRFMRTFFHILSKNVTYPHQSFQNQCSSFNHSQRLDHEAALRPVYSVPVPPTAYSDAADEQEMEEGTAEEKKYQQDSGHGLPAVKSLTDRPKNLCHLNSDRGTVCGGYVQRWYYNESVSACLSFWYGGCDGNSNRFNSEKECIQTCGKRNPEVIMQANEETALLHDACLMKQDMGPCSDYVLKWHYDIQQNECTRFWFGGCGGNKNSFNTQEECEALCLRHI, from the exons ATGGCACTTCGGACTTCACAGTCTCTGAAATTCAACTCCCAGCTTCTACGCTCTTTTCAAGAAAAGTTTAAAGCTTCAAATTCGGGTGTAAAG GTGCTGATCATCTTTACAGACGGGCTGGATGAGCCTGTTGAGGACCTACTGCTTGCCGTCAACAGCCTCCGGACGAGTG GTGTAAACGCGCTGATGACTGTGGCTCTAGAAGGATTTAAAAACACTGCTGACCTGCAGAGGCTGGAGTTTGGTCGAGGGATGCAGTACAGGCAGCTTCTCTCTATCAGCATGCAGAATGTGGCCAGTGCCATGCAGAAAGAAATT GATACTGTTGCCTCAAGGGAGTGCTGTAAAGTGATGTGTAAATGCACAGGCCATGAGGGAGCACGTGGAAGTTATGGTCCTCCAGGGATTAAG GGGTCACCTGGACCAAAGGGACATCCTGGTTTCCCTGGAGAAGGAGGAGAAACT GGTGAGAGAGGGCTTCCTGGTTTGAATGGATCTCAAGGACATCAGGGATGCATTGGAAGAAGAGGCATAAAG ggGGGCAGAGGCTACAGAGGTGACAAT ggATATGATGGAGAAGATGGTTTTGATGGGGTAAATGGTGTTCAG GGCATGACTGGAGCAGCAGGAAGCCCAGGGGAGCGAGGAGATCCAGGCAGCCCA GGTACAAAAGGTGTCAAAGGAAACCCTGGAAACCAAGGACAGCAAGGCCTGAGAGGAGATCCG GGAAATCCAGGACGAGACAACAACTCCCGCGGTCCTAAAGGTGACATCGGTGGCCCAGGCATTCAG GGTGAACCAGGTCCAGATGGTCTTTCAGGCAAAATTGGTGATAAAGGCAGacca GGCCCTAATGGTAGAAGAGGCACATCAGGTCCTCTG GGTCCCAGAGGGCCTGCAGGAGCACCAGGACTACCAGGGCTCCCTGGGGCCACAGGTCCACTG GGTGCTATCGGTCCATCTGGTCCAGTTGGGCAGAAAGGATATATTGGTCTTCCTGGACCTCAG GGATCTCCTGGCTTTTTAGGAAAGGCAGGATTTAAAGGAAGCACTGGGTCCAGGGGACAGAAG GGCCAGCCAGGTGATCCTGGAGATCAGGGAGATCTCGGACCTCTAGGCCCCAGAGGACTGCCg GGAAAAGATGGTGCAGATGGCTATGGATTCCCAGGGCCCAAAGGACAGAAG GGAGATTCTGGTTTCTCAGGTTATGCTGGACTTCAG GGCGAACAGGGTTTTAAAGGAGCAAGTGGAGGTGGTGGTCCTAAAGGCAACAGGGGAAGAggg GGCAATGGTGGTAGGAAAGGGCCATCTGGAGATCCTGGTAGTGAGGGGGTGTCTGGACACAGG gGCACAAAAGGACCACAAGGAACCAAACAGATGTCT GCCTGTCAACTGATCTCATATGTCCGAGATAACTGTG tgtgctgtAGAG ATGACATAAAATGCCCTGTCTACCCCACTGATCTTGTGATTGCCATGGACATGTCTGAAGATGTGTCTCCTCAAGACTTTGAATACATGCGTTCTGTAGTCCTCAGACTGTTGGACAATATCAACATTGCAGAGAGCAGCTGCCCGACAGGGGCTCGGGTGGCTGTGGTCTCCTACGGATCCTACACCAAATACCTGATCCGCTTCACCGACTATCGCCGCAAGAAGCAGCTTATTGAAGCGGTGAAGAACATCGGCCTGGAACGCACTTTAAAACGGCGTAACATAGGCGCTGCCATGCGATTTGTGGGCAGGAATGTCCTGAAGCGTGTGCGAAAGGCCATCCTGATGAGGAAGATGGTGATCTTCCTCACTGCAGGAGAGTCTGAGGATTCAACGTCCCTCACCACAGCCATTCTAGAGTACAAAGCTCTGAACATTAAGCTTGGGGTCATCTCACTAAGCGATGTCCCTAATATTAGAAGAGCTATTGAG GCAGATGAAACCCAGAGTTTTATCTTGACAGAGTTGGGTGGATTGCAAGACCAGAATACTACTTTCAGTAAGATCCAGAGTTGTGTAATTTGCTTTG ATCCCTGCAAACCAGCTAGAGAATGTGAGGGCACCAACCTAGCATCTGCTCCTGAGGATTTGGACATGGACTTGGCAGTGATTGTGGACAGCTCTCTTAACATGCAGGCTGATGAGTACGAGGGTGTGAAGGAGCTGCTCGGTAGTGTGCTCGATCAGATCGTTGTGAGCAGTCAACCCAACAGGGCCAACAGACATGCGAGAGTGGCCGTCTACCAGCATAGCTCCACGTACTGTGAAACCCAATCCTGTGTGAAAGAGATATTCAACTTCCAACAGTTCAGAGATCGCAGTCTAATGAAGAGAAGCATCTACCAGGATCTACAGCAAGCCGGAGGCTCTTCCCGACTGGGTCTTGCGCTAGAATATGCCATAATGAAAGGCATCCTCACAGCTTATAACAGTCGCAAGAACAAGATGGTGCTTTTCATTATTGGCGGGGAGATAACATCTCAGGACAGAACGGCACTGGACTTTGTCTCGAAGGTGTCAAAATGCAAGGGGGTTGTTTTCTTTGTCCTGACGGTGGGTGACCACATCAGCACTGCTCAGGTGGAGAAGCTTGCCAGCTACCCCTCAGAACAGCACATCATTCACCTGGACCACTTGAAACATGGAGAACAGGAGTACACGCAGCGCTTCATGAGAACCTTCTTCCACATTCTGAGCA AAAATGTGACCTACCCTCATCAATCATTCCAGAATCAATGTAGCTCTTTTAATCACAGTCAGCGGTTGGACCACGAGGCTGCATTGAGACCTGTATATAG TGTTCCTGTGCCGCCCACTGCTTACTCCGATGCAGCGGATGAACAGGAAATGGAGGAAGGCACTGCAGAGGAGAAGAAATACCAGCAGGACTCGGGCCATGGACTCCCAGCAGTCAAATCTCTGACTGACCGCCCAAAAA ATCTGTGTCACCTGAACAGTGACCGTGGCACTGTTTGTGGTGGATATGTGCAGCGCTGGTACTACAATGAATCTGTCAGTGCATGTTTATCCTTCTGGTACGGGGGTTGTGATGGTAATAGTAACCGTTTCAATTCAGAAAAGGAATGCATTCAGACCTGTGGCAAACGAA ATCCTGAAGTAATCATGCAGGCAAATGAGGAAACTGCATTATTGCATG ATGCATGCCTCATGAAACAGGATATGGGGCCCTGCAGTGACTATGTTTTAAAATGGCACTATGACATCCAGCAGAATGAATGCACTCGCTTCTGGTTTGGAGGATGTGGTggaaacaaaaacagttttaacaCGCAAGAGGAATGTGAAGCTCTTTGTTTAAGACACATTTAA